The following coding sequences are from one Bradyrhizobium sp. WSM471 window:
- a CDS encoding metallophosphoesterase, protein MAPFTLAHLSDPHLPPLPKPRWIELAGKRAFGYVNWTRNRHKYQRREVLDALVADVKAQAPDHIAVTGDLVNLALEAEFAPARAWLDGVGPPDRVTTIPGNHDAYVRATSHRFGETFAPYLAGDDGRIGFPSLRRRGPLALISLSTAVPTLPLMATGTLGGEQLASLEDVLKRLAAEDVFRVLLVHHPLKSGARHKRMTDSAGLLTILKRHGVELILHGHDHIHSTMWFDGPNGNIPAIGVPSASSLAHGHTPAAAYNLFTIEKDNTGWRCEQTVRSVGTGLQIGQIKHVRLI, encoded by the coding sequence ATGGCCCCCTTCACGCTCGCCCATCTGTCCGACCCGCATCTGCCGCCGCTGCCGAAGCCGCGGTGGATCGAGCTCGCGGGCAAGCGCGCGTTCGGCTATGTCAACTGGACGCGCAACCGTCACAAGTACCAGCGCCGCGAGGTGCTCGACGCACTCGTGGCCGACGTGAAGGCGCAAGCTCCCGACCACATCGCGGTCACAGGCGATCTCGTCAATCTGGCGCTGGAGGCGGAGTTCGCGCCGGCGCGCGCCTGGCTGGACGGCGTCGGCCCGCCCGATCGCGTCACCACCATTCCCGGCAATCACGACGCTTATGTTCGCGCCACCTCTCATCGCTTCGGCGAAACCTTCGCGCCCTATCTTGCAGGGGACGACGGCCGTATCGGCTTTCCGAGCCTGCGCCGGCGCGGGCCGCTCGCGCTGATCAGCCTGTCCACGGCGGTGCCCACCTTGCCGTTGATGGCGACAGGTACGCTCGGAGGCGAGCAGCTCGCGTCGCTCGAAGACGTGCTCAAACGGCTCGCAGCCGAGGACGTCTTTCGCGTGCTGCTGGTGCATCATCCGCTGAAGTCCGGCGCGCGCCACAAGCGGATGACCGACTCCGCCGGGCTGCTGACGATTTTGAAACGCCACGGCGTCGAGCTGATCCTGCACGGGCACGACCACATTCATTCGACAATGTGGTTCGACGGGCCCAACGGCAACATTCCCGCAATCGGCGTGCCCTCGGCCTCGTCGCTCGCGCACGGGCACACCCCGGCTGCGGCCTACAATCTGTTCACGATCGAAAAGGACAACACCGGCTGGCGTTGCGAGCAGACGGTGCGGAGCGTGGGGACTGGACTTCAGATCGGGCAGATCAAGCATGTGAGGTTGATCTAA